In Macaca mulatta isolate MMU2019108-1 chromosome 16, T2T-MMU8v2.0, whole genome shotgun sequence, the sequence CTCACTGTGGCGCGGGCTCCCTCTCCCGCCTCCGAGCGAGGCGGCTGCTTTCGGGGAAAGTTTAGGTAAACTGGGCGAAAGGAGGAGCAGCTGAGAGCTAGCGAGGGAAGTGAAGCGGGGGTGAGGgcggggagggagaagagggtgGTAAtagaagaggggagggaagaagtgAGGGAGGGGAAAGGTGCTGCGGGAGGGAGGAAAAAGCCAAAAACCTGAGGCGCAAGGACCCACGGACCAAGCCGTTTGAGTGTTTTCCTCCCCTATGGCTCCAAGGTTACACATTAACCCCTGTGGGACTCCTAGGTTAATCAAGGCGCAGTCGGTTTCTAGGTGAGAGCACTGGTGTCCCGGGTGAGCGGCTTTCCCGCCCCTCCCCTTGGCTCACAGAGCTGCTCTGTCCGCTGGCCGACACCGGCCTGAGCCAGCGCCCATCAGCAGTCCTTCCACGTGGGCGGGTTTGGGTACCCTTGCGAAGGCCGGGgcagggtttctttctttctttctttctttctttctttctttttttttgagatggagcctcactctgtcgcccaggctggagtgcagtggcacgatctcggctcactgcaacctccgcctcccagattcaagcgattctcctgcctcaccctcccgagtagctgggattacaggcgagcgcgACCATGtccaactttttgtatttttagtagagatgaggttttaccatgttggccagggtggtctcaaacgcttgacctcaggtgatctgcccgcctcggcctcccaaagtgctggaattacaggcgtgagccacctcgcctggccgaATACTGAGTTTTTATAGAGCTCCAGCAGAGCAGGAGCCCGGGAGAACCTGGAATTAACCTCACTTCCGGTAAAGAGCCTAGCTAGTCACACTAACCAGCCCTCTGCCTCTAGGCTTTGTCTTGAGATCATTTCGGCGAAACCGCGGTCTTTCCTTTTCCCCTTGATGCTTTCAGGTAGTGATTCACTTCCGCCCCCATCTTCCCCCATGGGGTTCACCCTAGATGAGCACTGAGGGCAGATTACCCTCCTGCAGTGCGTGTGTATGAAAAGCGAGTTGAGAGTCCTGACCAGCGCGGTGCTCACTAGTCGGGACGGCCTGAGACCGTGTCATGTCCTCCCCAGGTGAATCAACTTGCACAACTTGGGATTTCCCTCGTCCCTCCCTAGGCAAACACGAAACTAACTCTGCTGCCTTCTCCCAGGAGCGCTGGCCTCGGTCGTTTTGGTTGTGTTTATCGTTTGTGTGCCAAAGAGAACCCGATTTCTCCTGAAATAGCGTCACTCGTGGGCAAGAAGGGGGTCGATCCTCTTCCCACCCCCGCCCGGCCTGTGGGGTGCAACTCTCAGGAACGCGACATCCTTTTAGTCTAGCAAGCTTTACAAGGGCTGGGTATATGCTTGGGAGGGGCGGGTACCGTGCCCGCCATTGCGGGGCGCGCCCTATTTTCTTGCCCTATCCCTTGGACACTGCGTGGGGCAGGGTCGTGAGGGGAAAGGTGACGGCGTGTCGCAGCGGCAGGTGTGTGGTGCAGGCCCACAAATACGGACGCGTGGCGAAACCCACACCTAGCGCGCTGGCTCCGCCCCGCAAGCCGCTCGCCGTGAAGGGGCGGGGCCCAGAGTGGCTGGGTCCGCGCACGCGCCGCGGGGGAGACGGAAGTGAAACGCTAAGAAATGAGATGGAGAAGTACGAGCGGATCCGAGTGGTGGGGAGAGGTGCCTTCGGGTGAGCCAGGGCTCTGGGGGAGGAAACTGCTAAAGGATAGGGAAAATAAGCCCCAATTCTGCCCGCAAACTCGCCGCCCGCCTACACCCGCCCCAAGGCGTGTACGCTACTCTGGGAAGCTCCGCCCAAGCTTCCGGTCCCTATCCCGCGGGGAGACTCCGCCTCTACGTGGGCCACGCCCCTGACAAGCCCATTGGCCCGCCCACTGAGTTCTGTTAGCTTCTTTATTCATTGGTTTTACAAATACTGAGTGCCAGCTATGTATGTCAGGCTTTGGGCCCTGGGTATGCAGTTAGAACCGGAACAGGCGTGGTCTTTTCCCTCTTGGAACTTACTGACTATGGGAAAGTTatacaataaacaaaacattatGAATTAAGAAGTTATAGCAGTTATGAAGGGTTATTAGCAGGTTGTGAGGCTAGAGTACATTACCAGGGAGAATACTTATATGAGATGGTCAAGGAAGAATTCTCTGAGAAGggagattgattgattgattgattgattgatttttgagacagagtctccctctgtcacccaggctggaattcagtgtcgcgatctcggcacactgcaaccaccacctcccgggttcaagcaatcgttgtgcctcagcctccagagtagctaggattacaggcgtgcgccaccacgcccggctaaatttttttgaatttttttttttttttttttttttttgagacagagtctccctccctctgtcgccagactggagtgcagtgacgtgatctcggctcactgcaacttctgccccccggttcaagcgattctcctgcctcagcctcccaagtagctgggactacaggcacgcaccaccatgcccagctaattttttttgtatttttagtagagacggggtttcgccatgttggccaggctggtctcaaattcctgacctcaggtgatccgtccgccccagcctcccaaagtgctgggattacaggcgtgagtcaccgcgccagGCCAGAAGTGAGATTTAAGGCCAAGACTTGAGGAATGAGAACCAATAGTCTGAAGGTGAAGCGAGAGCTTTTCAGGCAAAAGAAATAGCATATGTGAAATTTCTCACATGGGAAAACAGAGCattgaagaaactgagaaaaagaCTAGCATAGTTGGAATGTAGTGGGCAAGATAGAGAATGGTATGAAATGTAATTATCGAGGGCGGGGACTAGATTATGGCCTGATAACCTGAGGTAAAAGGGTTCATTTGCCacaaagggttttgttttgtttttgtttttgagacggagacttgcACTGTctcaggctagagttcagtggcacgatctcagttcactgcaacctccgccgcccaggttcaagcaattcttctgcctcagcctcctgagtagctgggactacagtcacacgccacaatgcctggctaattttttatttattgttattttattttattttaattaatttatttattttttgagacagagtctccctctgttgcccaggctggagtgcaatggcaccatctcggctcactgcaacccctgcttcctgggttcacgccattcttctgcccagcctcccgagcagctgtgactacaggcgcctgccaccatgcctggctaatttttttgtagtttttagtagagacggagtttcactatgttagccagtatggtctcgatctcctgacctagtgatctgcccgcctcagcctcccaaagtgctggaattacaggcgtgagccaccgtgcccggccccagttttcagggttttttttgtttttttttttgtttttgagacggagtcttgctctgtcacctaggctggagggcagtggcgcaatctaggctcactgcaagctccgcctcccaggttctcgccattctactgcctcagtctcccaagtagctgggactacaggcgcctgccaccacgcctggctaattttttgtatttttagtagagagggggtttcaccatgttagccagaatggtaagatttttaaattacattctgggactgggcatggtggctcatgcctataatcccagcattttgggaggccgaggcgggaggatgtcttgaggccacaagttcaagaccaacctggccaacatagtgagactccatatctattaaaaaaagaaaaagaaataaataaaaaataaatgtcattctgGTTGCCATGTAGAATTTAGATTTGAGGGTGACAGGAATGAAAGGGACCATTTTGGAGAGTTGTACAGTATTTTAGGGAAGAAATTAtgatgaggccgggcacggtggctcaagcctgtaatcccagcactttgggaggccaagatgggcagatcacgaggtcaggagatcgagactatcctggctaacacggtgaaaccctgtctctactacaaaaaaaaaaatacaaaaaactagctgggcgaggtggcgggcacctgtagtcccagctactcgggaggctgaggcaggagaatggcatgaacccgggatgcggagcttgcagtgagctgagatccggtcactgcactccagcctgggcgacagagcgagactccgtctcaaaaaaaaaaaaaagaaattatgatgACTATAGGGCAAGGGCTATAGAGAGGGTACAGAGAATTTGATGGATTTACAGTATTTTGGAggtagaaatgggattttctGATGTGCTTGTGTGAGATGGAGGAAAGATTCTagggtgattttcttttttcttttcttttcttttctttttttttttttttttttgagacagagtcttgctctgtcccccaggctggagtgcagtggtgcaatctctgcttacagcaagctctgcctcccaggttcaggccattctgctgcctcagcctcctgagtagttgggattacaggcgcctaccatcacacccagataatttttgtattttgggtagagatgggtttcaccatgttggccaggttggtctcaaactcctgaccgcaagtgatctgcctcggcctcccaaagtgctgggattacaggcgtgagctaccacacccggcctagggTGATTTTCAagtgtctgtttttttgttgttttgttttgagaccgtctcacttggtcacccagtctggagtgcagtggcgcgatcatggctaACTGTATCTTCAAcgtcccaggctcaggtgatcctcccacctcatcctgcagagcagctgggaccacagaggcttgccaccatgctcagctcattttttttttttttttttttttgagagactggatacaccatgttgcccaggctggtcttgaatgcccggactcaagtgctccacctgccttagcctcccaaagtgctgagattacaggccttaGCCACGTGGCTCTGCCTCAGGTTTCTGATTTTAATAACTGGAGGATGGTGGGATCATTTACCGAGATGGAAGAGACTGAGCAAGGAAAGGTTTGGAGGCAGGAatcaagaattttattttgaatttgttaaAATTTAGGATGACTATGAGCCATTCAAGTGAATATCTGAGTCCGGGGTTCAGCAGAGAAGTCTGATCTTGAGGTAAAAATTTGAGACTTGGATCAGCTTATAGtccactcattcagcaaatacttattgaCCACCTATTGTCTGCTAAATATTGGGCTATGCACTGGGGTCATTGTGGTGAACAAGAGTGTTGTAGTTCCTGCTTTTATGGAGACTGAccacagaattaaaataaaataatatgaatggCTTCTATTCATTGAGCATTTTCTTTGTGCTGGCCACTGCGCTCAGTGCCTTACATGCACTTTCTCATCCTCTCAACAACCCTGGGAGGCCCATTTTATTTTCCAGACAATGATGTCACATAGTGTATTAAACCAGATAACTAGTAAGAGAAGGTGcccagatttgaacccaggcagtctgtgGGAACTTAGAGATCAAGACTAACTTTACCTCACAGTGCCTGTGGTAAAACTGAAATCCCACACAGCTTGTCATCAGTTCTCCCTGTTCCCAAGCTCAGTGTTCTGTGCACTTGGTTAGATGACCTCTTAGTCTAGAACCCTCTTCTAAGAGACATCAGTCACCAGGCTGTGCTGCCCTGCCTGATATGTGGCTGGAGGCTCAGCTGGTAACCTGTCCCTGTCCTCCATATCCCTAGGATTGTGCACCTATGCCTGCGAAAGGCTGACCAGAAGCTGGTGATCATCAAGCAGATTCCAGTGGAACAGATGACCAAGGAAGAGCGGCAGGCAGCCCAGAATGAGTGCCAGGTCCTCAAGCTGCTCAACCACCCCAATGTCATTGAGTACTACGAGAACTTCTTGGAAGACAAAGCCCTCATGATTGCCATGGAATATGCACCAGGTGGGCCAGCCTCCTTATGGTGACCTGGCTGGAGGGGCCTCTTATCTCTGGGACAGGCAGACATAGATCACCTGGCTTCCCTCCTTGGAATGAGCATGGCCAAGGGTTAGAGTTCCGGTCCCAGTTATCTGACCCTGGCTAGCCCCTTCTCCTCTCTGTTCCCAGTGCCCTGTTCCATACCTAAAAGGAGGCccgttggctcacgcctataatcccaacactttgggaggccaaggcaggtggatcatgaggtcaggagatcgagaccatcctggctaacacggggaaaccccatctctactaaaaatacaaaaaaaaaaaaaaaattagcctggcttggtggcgggcgcctgtagtcccagctacttgggaggctgaggcaggagaatggcttgaacctgggaggcggagcttgcagcagtgagccgagatcgcactgctgcactccagcctgggtaacagagcgagactccgtctcaaaaaaaaaaaaaaaaaaaggagaacggTTGTCGTGGTGTGAGAAAGCCTGGATCTTGATTAGTCCTTTGGGCCACAGGCGGCACTCTGGCTGAGTTCATCCAAAAGCGCTGCAATTCCCTGCTGGAGGAGGAGACCATCCTGCACTTCTTCGTGCAGATCCTGCTTGCACTGCATCATGTGCACACCCACTTCATCCTGCACCGAGACCTCAAGACCCAGAACATCCTTCTTGACAAACACCGCATGGTCGTGAAGATCGGTGATTTTGGCATCTCCAAGATCCTTAGCAGCAAGAGCAAGGCCTACACGGTGCCTGGGCATGGAGGGGACCTCCAGGGTGCTAGAAGTCTTGAGGGCCAGGACCTaaccctgcctcctcctctcctgctaaAACACCCTTGGCCCTTTGGCTCATTTGGGTGGTCCTGCAGGAGGAAGCCCCTTGGCTTGCTTTGAGAAGAAGCTGTCCCCAAATGGCCTTATGTGCAGAGACCCTGGTCTTCCCTCCCTGCAGGGCTGTGATCCCAGCTTCTCTCCTGCAGGTGGTGGGTACCCCATGCTATATCTCCCCTGAGCTGTGTGAGGGCAAGCCCTACAACCAGAAGAGTGACATCTGGGCCCTGGGCTGTGTCCTCTATGAGCTGGCCAGCCTCAAGAGGGcttttgaggctgcggtgagtaTACGCACTCTCCAGGGGACAACTGGGAAATGTACTGCCTGCCCCAGCAGgcctcagctccagccacctcagGTTTCTCCTCTAGCTGAGTCATGTCTCTCCCTTATCAGATTACCCTAGGGGAGGGCTATGGGTGTCCCTCAGACTATGGATTTCTGAGAGTACATCTTGCCTCCCATTAGACTGAGGGCTCCTGAGGGCAGGGCTGTGGCTTTCCCAGGAGACCCTTCCAAGAGCAAGACTTGAGTTTTCCCAGCATCCTGGGGTTTCTGAGGACATAGCTGCAGCTCCCCTATCAGACTAGGGATCACTGAAAGCCAGGTTGGACTCCCCTATCAGTCTGGGAGTCCCCTCATCAGACTGAAGtctcttgagggcaaagctgttaTTATTCCAGGAGACCAGGGGCTGGAGCTGGGGGGTGCTGCCCTCACTTTCCCAACTTCCCAACCTGGTGCCTTCACAGAACCTGCCAGCACTGGTGCTGAAGATCATGAGTGGCACCTTTGCGCCCATCTCTGACCGGTACAGCCCCGAGCTGCGCCAGCTGGTCCTGAGTCTACTCAGCCTGGAGCCTGCCCAGCGGCCACCACTCAGCCACATCATGGCACAGCCCCTCTGCATCCGTGCCCTCCTCAACCTCCACACCGACGTGGGCAGTGTCCGCATGCGGAGGCCTGTGCAGGGAGAGCGAGCAGTCCTGGGTGGCAGGGTGTGGGCACCCAGTGGGAGCACAGGAGGTGTCGGGCAGAGGGAAACCTGGGGCAAGTCCTCCCTTCCTGCATGTAGGAATGTCAGGAGGGTCTGTGTCCTTAGGCCCCCATCTGTCCTACAGGGCAGAGAAGTCCGTGGCCCCCAGCAGCACAGGGAGTAGGACCACCAGTGTCCGCTGCAGAGGTAAGTGGGAAGAGGCCGCCAGTCCCCATGGACGCCACACCATTCCCATCAGTTTAACAGTCCCCATGTGCTGTACCTGCAGGTATCTCCCGGGGACCTGTGAGGCCGGCCATCCCACCACCCCTGTCATCAGTATATGCCTGGGGTGGTGGGCTGGGCACTCCCCTGCGACTGCCAATGCTCAACACAGAGGTGATCCAGGTAGCAGCTGGGCGCACACAGAAAGCCGGCGTCACGCGCTCTGGGCGTCTCATCCTGTGGGAGGTGAGCAGGCCAGTGGGTGGCCTGGACGTGTGGAGGTATAGATCCACAGCAGGGTTAGGGTGCTCAGGCGCTGCCCATCCACCTGCCCCTGCAGGCCCCACCCCTAGGTGCAGGCGGAGGCACCCTCCTCCCTGGGGCAGTGGAGCAGCCACAGCCCCAGTTCATCTCGCGTTTCCTGGAGGGCCAGTCGGGCGTGACCATCAAGCACGTGGCCTGTGGGGACTTCTTCACTGCCTGCCTGACTGGTGAGCTGTCGGGCCTACCTTGTGGGACCTGCTCTAAGGCCCCACAGAGcaccttctctcttctcttgcaAACCACGCAGTTAATGAATGCTTCTGTCTACTAGTTATGGAGTTATTGCTTCTGGCAAGTAACTATTGAGGAGATTTCCTTACACAACCTGCTTTACCCTACGGACGGGCCTGGCAAGGCAGTCATTATATTATCCTCATTTGACAAGTGGGGAcgctaaggctcagagagggtgtcacttgtccaaagtcacatacGTTTGAAGAGACTCGTAACCTTTTCTCTTCCTATCCCGTCCTTTCAGCCCTGGTCCCCAACTTTATTTTGCTGCTGCAACCCACTAGAGGACCAGGCTATCTGGAAAGACTATTTaacttctctcccttctccttcctcactGCCCTTCTCTCCAGACCGAGGCATCATTATGACGTTTGGCAGCGGCAGCAATGGGTGCCTAGGCCATGGCAGCCTCACTGACATCAGCCAGGTGGGTGTCACATGTACTTTGGagagggggaagtggggagatgGCGGGGAGCCCACATCTGAGAGCTGACACCAGATTGGGGGCAGGGGAGTTCCCAGCAGCCACAGGTTCCTCTAGATTCCCAGATGCACCTGCCCTGGGCCACCTACATCGGGGGAAGTACAGAAAAACCAGGCTTCCCCAATGGTTGTCCACCTGGCAGTGTGTATAGCTGGAGTTAAAGACATAGCCACCTCCTGAGAATGTGTATCCTCCAGCTTTGTCCCTACAGGGGGTGTTGAGGCCAGATGGCTAGTCCCAGACCCTTTGCCCAGTTTCTCcttgcttcctctcctctctAGCCCACCATTGTGGAGGCTTTGCTGGGCTATGAGATGGTGCAGGTGGCCTGTGGGGCTTCTCACGTGCTGGCCCTGTCCACTGAGCGAGAGCTATTTGCTTGGGGCCGTGGAGACGGCGGTAAGCTCCAGCCTCTAGGCCCCATCTCACAGCATCCTCAGCCATGACTTGCTCCCCTTCATACCCACCTTCCACCCCACAGCACgttctctcctccctcttttctctcaaattctcttcattcattcaacaaaccttTATTTTACACCAACTGTGCACATGCTGTGCTGGGTGCTGAGATGAGATGGAGATGTGGCTTCCTTCAGGTGTTTGAGGTAATGAAGAAAATTTCATTCAACcacctatttttttattttgagacggagtctcgctctgttacccagactagagtgcagtagcgtgatctcagctcactgcaacctccaccaccaggTTTAAGCaaatcttctgcctcagcctcacgagtagctgggattacaggcacccaccaccgcacccagcgaattgttgtatttttgtagagacagggtttcaccatcttggccaggctggtctcgaact encodes:
- the NEK8 gene encoding serine/threonine-protein kinase Nek8 isoform X1, with amino-acid sequence MKSELRVLTSAVLTSRDGLRPCHVLPRIVHLCLRKADQKLVIIKQIPVEQMTKEERQAAQNECQVLKLLNHPNVIEYYENFLEDKALMIAMEYAPVLWATGGTLAEFIQKRCNSLLEEETILHFFVQILLALHHVHTHFILHRDLKTQNILLDKHRMVVKIGDFGISKILSSKSKAYTVVGTPCYISPELCEGKPYNQKSDIWALGCVLYELASLKRAFEAANLPALVLKIMSGTFAPISDRYSPELRQLVLSLLSLEPAQRPPLSHIMAQPLCIRALLNLHTDVGSVRMRRAEKSVAPSSTGSRTTSVRCRGISRGPVRPAIPPPLSSVYAWGGGLGTPLRLPMLNTEVIQVAAGRTQKAGVTRSGRLILWEAPPLGAGGGTLLPGAVEQPQPQFISRFLEGQSGVTIKHVACGDFFTACLTDRGIIMTFGSGSNGCLGHGSLTDISQPTIVEALLGYEMVQVACGASHVLALSTERELFAWGRGDGGRLGLGTRESHSCPQQVPMPPGQEAQRVVCGIDSSMILTVPGQALACGSNRFNKLGLDHLSLGEEPVPHQQMEEALSFTLLGSAPLDQEPLLSVDLGTAHSAAVTASGDCYTFGSNQHGQLGTNARRGNRAPCKVQGLEGIKMAMVACGDAFTVAIGAEGEVYSWGKGARGRLGRRDEDAGLPRPVQLDETHPYTVTSVSCCHGNTLLAVRPVTDEPVPP
- the NEK8 gene encoding serine/threonine-protein kinase Nek8 isoform X7, with the protein product MEKYERIRVVGRGAFGIVHLCLRKADQKLVIIKQIPVEQMTKEERQAAQNECQVLKLLNHPNVIEYYENFLEDKALMIAMEYAPGGTLAEFIQKRCNSLLEEETILHFFVQILLALHHVHTHFILHRDLKTQNILLDKHRMVVKIGDFGISKILSSKSKAYTVVGTPCYISPELCEGKPYNQKSDIWALGCVLYELASLKRAFEAANLPALVLKIMSGTFAPISDRYSPELRQLVLSLLSLEPAQRPPLSHIMAQPLCIRALLNLHTDVGSVRMRRAEKSVAPSSTGSRTTSVRCRGISRGPVRPAIPPPLSSVYAWGGGLGTPLRLPMLNTEVIQVAAGRTQKAGVTRSGRLILWEAPPLGAGGGTLLPGAVEQPQPQFISRFLEGQSGVTIKHVACGDFFTACLTDRGIIMTFGSGSNGCLGHGSLTDISQPTIVEALLGYEMVQVACGASHVLALSTERELFAWGRGDGGRLGLGTRESHSCPQQVPMPPGQEAQRVVCGIDSSMILTVPGQALACGSNRFNKLGLDHLSLGEEPVPHQQMEEALSFTLLGSAPLDQEPLLSVDLGTAHSAAVTASGDCYTFGSNQHGQLGTNARRGNRAPCKVQGLEGIKMAMVACGDAFTVAIGAEGEVYSWGKGARGRLGRRDEDAGLPRPVQLDETHPYTVTSVSCCHGNTLLAVRPVTDEPVPP
- the NEK8 gene encoding serine/threonine-protein kinase Nek8 isoform X4; translated protein: MKSELRVLTSAVLTSRDGLRPCHVLPRIVHLCLRKADQKLVIIKQIPVEQMTKEERQAAQNECQVLKLLNHPNVIEYYENFLEDKALMIAMEYAPGGTLAEFIQKRCNSLLEEETILHFFVQILLALHHVHTHFILHRDLKTQNILLDKHRMVVKIGDFGISKILSSKSKAYTVVGTPCYISPELCEGKPYNQKSDIWALGCVLYELASLKRAFEAANLPALVLKIMSGTFAPISDRYSPELRQLVLSLLSLEPAQRPPLSHIMAQPLCIRALLNLHTDVGSVRMRRAEKSVAPSSTGSRTTSVRCRGISRGPVRPAIPPPLSSVYAWGGGLGTPLRLPMLNTEVIQVAAGRTQKAGVTRSGRLILWEAPPLGAGGGTLLPGAVEQPQPQFISRFLEGQSGVTIKHVACGDFFTACLTDRGIIMTFGSGSNGCLGHGSLTDISQPTIVEALLGYEMVQVACGASHVLALSTERELFAWGRGDGGRLGLGTRESHSCPQQVPMPPGQEAQRVVCGIDSSMILTVPGQALACGSNRFNKLGLDHLSLGEEPVPHQQMEEALSFTLLGSAPLDQEPLLSVDLGTAHSAAVTASGDCYTFGSNQHGQLGTNARRGNRAPCKVQGLEGIKMAMVACGDAFTVAIGAEGEVYSWGKGARGRLGRRDEDAGLPRPVQLDETHPYTVTSVSCCHGNTLLAVRLTDEPVPP
- the NEK8 gene encoding serine/threonine-protein kinase Nek8 isoform X5; protein product: MEKYERIRVVGRGAFGIVHLCLRKADQKLVIIKQIPVEQMTKEERQAAQNECQVLKLLNHPNVIEYYENFLEDKALMIAMEYAPVLWATGGTLAEFIQKRCNSLLEEETILHFFVQILLALHHVHTHFILHRDLKTQNILLDKHRMVVKIGDFGISKILSSKSKAYTVVGTPCYISPELCEGKPYNQKSDIWALGCVLYELASLKRAFEAANLPALVLKIMSGTFAPISDRYSPELRQLVLSLLSLEPAQRPPLSHIMAQPLCIRALLNLHTDVGSVRMRRAEKSVAPSSTGSRTTSVRCRGISRGPVRPAIPPPLSSVYAWGGGLGTPLRLPMLNTEVIQVAAGRTQKAGVTRSGRLILWEAPPLGAGGGTLLPGAVEQPQPQFISRFLEGQSGVTIKHVACGDFFTACLTDRGIIMTFGSGSNGCLGHGSLTDISQPTIVEALLGYEMVQVACGASHVLALSTERELFAWGRGDGGRLGLGTRESHSCPQQVPMPPGQEAQRVVCGIDSSMILTVPGQALACGSNRFNKLGLDHLSLGEEPVPHQQMEEALSFTLLGSAPLDQEPLLSVDLGTAHSAAVTASGDCYTFGSNQHGQLGTNARRGNRAPCKVQGLEGIKMAMVACGDAFTVAIGAEGEVYSWGKGARGRLGRRDEDAGLPRPVQLDETHPYTVTSVSCCHGNTLLAVRPVTDEPVPP
- the NEK8 gene encoding serine/threonine-protein kinase Nek8 isoform X2; translation: MKSELRVLTSAVLTSRDGLRPCHVLPRIVHLCLRKADQKLVIIKQIPVEQMTKEERQAAQNECQVLKLLNHPNVIEYYENFLEDKALMIAMEYAPVLWATGGTLAEFIQKRCNSLLEEETILHFFVQILLALHHVHTHFILHRDLKTQNILLDKHRMVVKIGDFGISKILSSKSKAYTVVGTPCYISPELCEGKPYNQKSDIWALGCVLYELASLKRAFEAANLPALVLKIMSGTFAPISDRYSPELRQLVLSLLSLEPAQRPPLSHIMAQPLCIRALLNLHTDVGSVRMRRAEKSVAPSSTGSRTTSVRCRGISRGPVRPAIPPPLSSVYAWGGGLGTPLRLPMLNTEVIQVAAGRTQKAGVTRSGRLILWEAPPLGAGGGTLLPGAVEQPQPQFISRFLEGQSGVTIKHVACGDFFTACLTDRGIIMTFGSGSNGCLGHGSLTDISQPTIVEALLGYEMVQVACGASHVLALSTERELFAWGRGDGGRLGLGTRESHSCPQQVPMPPGQEAQRVVCGIDSSMILTVPGQALACGSNRFNKLGLDHLSLGEEPVPHQQMEEALSFTLLGSAPLDQEPLLSVDLGTAHSAAVTASGDCYTFGSNQHGQLGTNARRGNRAPCKVQGLEGIKMAMVACGDAFTVAIGAEGEVYSWGKGARGRLGRRDEDAGLPRPVQLDETHPYTVTSVSCCHGNTLLAVRLTDEPVPP
- the NEK8 gene encoding serine/threonine-protein kinase Nek8 isoform X6; translation: MEKYERIRVVGRGAFGIVHLCLRKADQKLVIIKQIPVEQMTKEERQAAQNECQVLKLLNHPNVIEYYENFLEDKALMIAMEYAPVLWATGGTLAEFIQKRCNSLLEEETILHFFVQILLALHHVHTHFILHRDLKTQNILLDKHRMVVKIGDFGISKILSSKSKAYTVVGTPCYISPELCEGKPYNQKSDIWALGCVLYELASLKRAFEAANLPALVLKIMSGTFAPISDRYSPELRQLVLSLLSLEPAQRPPLSHIMAQPLCIRALLNLHTDVGSVRMRRAEKSVAPSSTGSRTTSVRCRGISRGPVRPAIPPPLSSVYAWGGGLGTPLRLPMLNTEVIQVAAGRTQKAGVTRSGRLILWEAPPLGAGGGTLLPGAVEQPQPQFISRFLEGQSGVTIKHVACGDFFTACLTDRGIIMTFGSGSNGCLGHGSLTDISQPTIVEALLGYEMVQVACGASHVLALSTERELFAWGRGDGGRLGLGTRESHSCPQQVPMPPGQEAQRVVCGIDSSMILTVPGQALACGSNRFNKLGLDHLSLGEEPVPHQQMEEALSFTLLGSAPLDQEPLLSVDLGTAHSAAVTASGDCYTFGSNQHGQLGTNARRGNRAPCKVQGLEGIKMAMVACGDAFTVAIGAEGEVYSWGKGARGRLGRRDEDAGLPRPVQLDETHPYTVTSVSCCHGNTLLAVRLTDEPVPP
- the NEK8 gene encoding serine/threonine-protein kinase Nek8 isoform X3, whose protein sequence is MKSELRVLTSAVLTSRDGLRPCHVLPRIVHLCLRKADQKLVIIKQIPVEQMTKEERQAAQNECQVLKLLNHPNVIEYYENFLEDKALMIAMEYAPGGTLAEFIQKRCNSLLEEETILHFFVQILLALHHVHTHFILHRDLKTQNILLDKHRMVVKIGDFGISKILSSKSKAYTVVGTPCYISPELCEGKPYNQKSDIWALGCVLYELASLKRAFEAANLPALVLKIMSGTFAPISDRYSPELRQLVLSLLSLEPAQRPPLSHIMAQPLCIRALLNLHTDVGSVRMRRAEKSVAPSSTGSRTTSVRCRGISRGPVRPAIPPPLSSVYAWGGGLGTPLRLPMLNTEVIQVAAGRTQKAGVTRSGRLILWEAPPLGAGGGTLLPGAVEQPQPQFISRFLEGQSGVTIKHVACGDFFTACLTDRGIIMTFGSGSNGCLGHGSLTDISQPTIVEALLGYEMVQVACGASHVLALSTERELFAWGRGDGGRLGLGTRESHSCPQQVPMPPGQEAQRVVCGIDSSMILTVPGQALACGSNRFNKLGLDHLSLGEEPVPHQQMEEALSFTLLGSAPLDQEPLLSVDLGTAHSAAVTASGDCYTFGSNQHGQLGTNARRGNRAPCKVQGLEGIKMAMVACGDAFTVAIGAEGEVYSWGKGARGRLGRRDEDAGLPRPVQLDETHPYTVTSVSCCHGNTLLAVRPVTDEPVPP